The genomic region CACCCCTGCGCAGGTGTCGGCGGTGGTCCGTGGGCTGCGCTCCGCCAGTGATTTTGCCCGGGTGTACGCCTACCTGGAATCGCTGTCCGTGGTTCGGGAAATCCATCTCAGCACTGCGGCGGCGGATTCCATGAGCCTTGATCTGACGGTTGCCGGGGGTCAGGAGCGGCTGCGGCAGATCCTGCCGATGAGCGATCTGCTGAGCGTGGCCGGAGACAGCAGCGACGGCGCCGTCGTGCTCGATCTGCGCTGAATGGATGGGCCGGATGCCTGATCTCAGCCGCTCCAGATTGCGCCATCTGCCGAATGCCCTGTCGGTGTTGCGGCTACTGATGGCGTTGCCCATCGCCTTGCTGGTGGTGTACGACGAAAGCGTGCTGGCCATGGCATTGTTCATCACGGCGGGCGCCACCGATGGCATCGACGGCTGGCTGGCCAAACGCTACCACTGGCAATCACAGCTGGGCGGCTGGCTGGATCCGCTGGCCGACAAGGCACTGGTGCTGTCGGTATGCGTCGCGCTGACCGCACACGGCGATCTGCCCTACTGGTTGCTGGGGCTGATTGCCATCCGCGATCTGGTCATCGTCAGCGGCGCCGTGGCTTTCCATTTCAACTATGCGCCGTTGCATGCGGCGCCGACCATCGTCGGCAAGATCACCACCGCGGCGCTGTTGCTGCTGGTGGTACTGCTGCTGTGGCAGAACGTTCAGGCGCAGATACCGACCTGGCTGATCGAGACGCTGATCCTGGCCTGTGCAGGATTGCTGCTGGTCAGCGGCGTCGACTACGTGCGCCGCTGGAGTATCAAGGCGCGACGAATCGGGGATAGGCACTCATGACCATGACCCACCGCTGGCAACTGCTGGCCATCCTGTTCGGCATCGGCCTGCTGCTGTACCTGCTGGGCCCCATCCTCACGCCCTTTGCGATGGCCGCGTTGCTGGCCTATCTGGGTGATCCGCTGGTCGATAGACTGCAGGCGCGGGGTCTGGGTCGCAGTGCTGCGGTGTCGATCGTGTTTGCGGTCATGACCCTGCTGCTGCTGCTGATGCCGCTGATCCTGATTCCGCTGCTGGAAGCCCAGATCAGCATCCTGGTGGAGAAGCTGCCGCTGTACATCGGCTGGGTCCGCGAACGCCTGATGCCCTTCCTGGTGGAGCATCTGGGCGTCGATCCGGAACTG from Rhodanobacteraceae bacterium harbors:
- a CDS encoding CDP-alcohol phosphatidyltransferase family protein; the protein is MPDLSRSRLRHLPNALSVLRLLMALPIALLVVYDESVLAMALFITAGATDGIDGWLAKRYHWQSQLGGWLDPLADKALVLSVCVALTAHGDLPYWLLGLIAIRDLVIVSGAVAFHFNYAPLHAAPTIVGKITTAALLLLVVLLLWQNVQAQIPTWLIETLILACAGLLLVSGVDYVRRWSIKARRIGDRHS